In Brevibacterium zhoupengii, the following are encoded in one genomic region:
- a CDS encoding DUF4011 domain-containing protein has protein sequence MPDSVVDDQFPELDDVYAEWKQQAAHLGGRDTMLHFRDSRDGSIDLSGAHPSGLAQLLAGRATRLSSLVRDHEVLADARRRAKSIRSKAEQLGNERGIQAAHLAIGFASWTEKDSKYKFNAPIVMRHVTLVPRGSRVEDFEIVLGDGIMINPALVQHLSEVYDLEVPVDEWVDATGGPHGFDPGPALDRLRDLAQSVPGLRINHRFVVSTFANIASPFTTDYLPTQHPILRALAGDEEVRGALGGPSYTPTPRQHGTSRNSAAVSDERGSRSTTTSTERDPATVDDDDEFSQPTVPITDGSLPGGRADRTGTTTAGEATRSVSAAASPEGTKPDDTKRAEAKTDDTTSSADVASTDTTASAGTTPGDTVAAADYTSAAVGPETSRSDSEETPSASAGAGAEKTANKDTARKPESASAQGREAASAATHEPSASGREDVAEAETAKSEPNVGADTAAAENSGAKQPASDTASGLDKEAPADADTSDSDEDEVIPAALKEPVTPLPDRKPQEEFLVIDVDGDQQAVVDAAVSGQSVVVDTPPGTGATQVAVAVATTLAHTGKSVLFLAQTADALDDFSSRLGEVGLSEFAVDTRQGTGAIRKQLVGLIGSAEKAERPDLSGLLNELNEQRETLNEHVSSLHRRREPWDVSVYETMQHLAELTSGDDSPQTPVRLGEDLLGASDDRRNALRGKLSELASLGAFTLDVEDTVWFGADLKSVEEAEAARTVAERLGRTIPDLVKSVEPVLSKAKLNPRRNLSDWSRAIKVLLRVRTTLDNFAPDIYDHRLDDLIAATGSSEYRAEVGVEMGMLQRKRQKKAANEFLRPGADVSDLHAALIDVRSQRIVLQDLAGHDGRPQIPRGVLEADEILQTVEADVAKIAPILETTPDGGDLGLMLIEELQARTEAMGRDSENLAELPERSRLQRELTDEGLSDLLTDLRRRKVDTTLVGPEFDLAYWASVLQRMASEDPQVGRHDGAELHQVAEGFRENDRAFVAAGAGRLRYNHAQAWKRGIDNDPISAGVIKQELLSPHTSVQTMSTRAPELLTTLAPVWMASPYTVPELFSALPLFDAVVIADAGRLSVPDVVPAITRARQVISLGDSRLLGPRPFTIAVDRWGMDDGNHPSSVQERLGEFLPRMELSNSYRQSPVGLIDLANRHFYDSTITTMPTAHTGEGTGLEFSYVADGRGPTDIGTGRVESPDAEVKRVVELVLRHARNRSRESLAVVALTAHHAQRVATAISRAMKDLPYVAAFFNDSSKEPFVVTDAERVQGMSRDAVIFTFGYGRTVHGRVIHDFGALSGPDGERILAATMTRARKRLTVVSSIESDDFETNRLTGGAVLLPRLLDEVAAGGMRQPGPHGEIYDPLFNDIADRLLQLGVVAHEHYNGIDLAVANSTEDEHGMIIAVAGDGPEYASVRSLRQRDRVVPEQLARRGWKFMRVWSTDAFVDPQTETEKIFGAWKSTVEKMSPQAVLNAARAASVVVGRTGSRPKLVPGLPMHKYSDSSLDAMIDWVQSDSVVRGDGEIKDLLRTALAQKGNSSRGDSQLQAAVDRYRQRHTQAKRVTGAEVLVPETQKHSPMEDEVVPTFDTGKIRADELRQAGLIETASNEQVPGPVEQDALGDTGHASADTENALGDSADSPLDSSEPTAEAQTAPVRDHDAERMRPRAADIEPREDDSLRDE, from the coding sequence GTGCCAGATTCCGTTGTTGACGATCAGTTCCCAGAACTCGACGATGTCTACGCCGAGTGGAAACAGCAGGCTGCCCATCTGGGCGGTCGCGACACCATGCTCCATTTCCGGGATTCGCGTGATGGCAGCATCGATCTCTCCGGAGCACATCCCTCTGGGCTAGCCCAGCTTCTGGCAGGTCGTGCCACTCGACTCTCCAGCTTGGTCCGCGACCATGAAGTCCTCGCTGACGCACGACGCCGTGCTAAGTCGATCCGGTCGAAGGCCGAGCAGCTCGGCAACGAGCGCGGAATTCAGGCCGCACACCTGGCGATCGGCTTCGCCTCGTGGACGGAGAAGGACTCCAAGTACAAGTTCAACGCCCCGATCGTGATGCGCCACGTCACGCTCGTTCCCCGTGGCTCCCGAGTCGAGGACTTCGAAATCGTTCTCGGCGACGGGATCATGATCAACCCCGCCTTGGTCCAGCATCTGTCTGAGGTCTACGACCTCGAAGTGCCCGTCGATGAATGGGTTGATGCCACGGGCGGACCACACGGCTTCGATCCGGGGCCAGCCCTCGACCGTCTCCGTGACCTTGCACAGTCCGTGCCTGGTCTGCGCATCAACCACCGCTTCGTGGTGTCGACATTCGCCAATATCGCGAGCCCATTCACCACTGACTACCTGCCCACACAGCATCCGATCCTTCGTGCTCTCGCCGGCGACGAAGAGGTGCGCGGCGCATTGGGCGGCCCGTCCTATACTCCAACCCCACGCCAGCATGGCACTAGCCGGAACTCCGCTGCAGTCTCTGACGAGCGGGGCAGCCGAAGCACGACGACTTCAACTGAGCGTGATCCGGCGACTGTCGACGACGATGATGAGTTCTCACAGCCCACGGTTCCGATCACGGATGGCTCCCTGCCAGGGGGAAGAGCGGACCGCACCGGAACCACGACTGCGGGTGAGGCAACTCGATCGGTCTCTGCGGCTGCGTCACCCGAGGGCACCAAGCCGGACGATACCAAGCGCGCCGAGGCCAAGACAGACGACACCACCTCGTCTGCGGACGTCGCGTCGACCGACACCACCGCATCTGCCGGAACCACACCTGGTGACACCGTGGCGGCCGCGGACTACACGTCTGCCGCCGTTGGGCCCGAGACGAGCCGCAGCGATTCCGAAGAAACACCGTCGGCCTCCGCCGGTGCAGGTGCTGAGAAAACTGCGAACAAAGACACGGCCAGGAAACCTGAGTCTGCATCAGCGCAGGGCAGAGAAGCTGCCTCTGCGGCCACTCACGAGCCTTCAGCTTCCGGACGTGAGGATGTCGCTGAAGCCGAAACTGCGAAGTCCGAACCGAACGTCGGCGCCGACACTGCAGCTGCCGAGAACTCAGGCGCCAAACAGCCGGCCTCTGACACCGCATCCGGCCTGGACAAGGAAGCGCCCGCAGACGCAGACACATCTGACTCCGACGAAGACGAAGTCATTCCGGCCGCGCTCAAGGAACCCGTCACACCGCTTCCGGATCGCAAACCTCAGGAAGAGTTTCTCGTCATCGATGTCGACGGTGATCAGCAGGCCGTCGTCGACGCCGCCGTCTCCGGACAGTCCGTCGTCGTTGACACACCTCCCGGGACCGGAGCGACCCAAGTCGCCGTTGCGGTCGCCACGACATTGGCCCACACCGGCAAGAGCGTCCTCTTCCTGGCACAGACCGCCGATGCTCTCGATGACTTCTCTTCCCGCCTCGGCGAGGTCGGGCTCTCAGAGTTCGCCGTCGACACCCGTCAGGGCACCGGCGCGATCAGGAAACAGCTCGTCGGCCTCATCGGGTCGGCAGAGAAAGCCGAGCGTCCCGACCTGTCCGGCCTGCTCAACGAACTCAACGAGCAGCGCGAGACGCTCAACGAGCATGTGTCCTCACTGCATCGGCGTCGTGAACCCTGGGACGTGTCCGTCTACGAGACGATGCAGCACCTGGCGGAATTGACCTCCGGCGACGATTCTCCTCAAACTCCTGTCCGGCTCGGTGAAGACCTCCTCGGCGCCAGCGATGACCGTCGCAACGCGCTGCGCGGAAAGCTCAGCGAACTGGCATCTCTGGGTGCCTTCACCCTCGACGTTGAGGACACAGTCTGGTTCGGTGCCGACCTCAAATCGGTCGAAGAGGCCGAAGCCGCACGCACCGTTGCCGAACGTCTCGGTCGGACCATTCCCGACCTGGTCAAGTCCGTTGAGCCGGTCCTGTCCAAAGCCAAACTGAACCCGCGCCGCAACCTCAGTGACTGGTCGCGCGCCATCAAGGTGCTGTTGCGGGTGCGCACGACCCTCGACAACTTCGCCCCCGACATCTACGACCACCGTCTCGATGACCTCATTGCAGCAACAGGCAGCTCAGAATACCGTGCCGAGGTCGGCGTGGAGATGGGCATGCTCCAGCGCAAGCGTCAGAAGAAGGCAGCGAACGAGTTCCTGCGTCCCGGTGCTGACGTCTCCGACCTGCATGCGGCGCTGATCGATGTCCGTTCCCAGCGCATCGTGCTCCAGGACCTGGCCGGCCACGACGGTCGCCCACAGATCCCGCGCGGCGTCCTCGAAGCCGATGAGATCCTGCAGACCGTTGAGGCCGACGTTGCCAAGATCGCACCGATCCTCGAGACCACTCCCGACGGCGGCGACCTGGGTCTCATGCTCATCGAAGAGCTGCAGGCACGCACCGAAGCCATGGGACGTGACTCGGAGAATCTCGCCGAACTGCCGGAGCGGTCTCGGCTCCAGCGTGAGCTGACCGACGAAGGCCTGTCTGATCTGCTCACAGACCTGCGCCGTCGCAAGGTCGACACCACGTTGGTCGGCCCTGAGTTCGACCTGGCCTACTGGGCATCGGTACTGCAGCGGATGGCCAGTGAGGATCCACAGGTGGGTCGCCATGACGGTGCTGAACTGCACCAGGTGGCCGAAGGCTTCCGTGAGAACGACCGCGCCTTCGTCGCTGCAGGTGCTGGTCGCCTGCGTTACAACCATGCGCAGGCCTGGAAGCGGGGAATCGACAACGACCCGATCTCCGCTGGTGTCATCAAGCAGGAGCTGCTGTCGCCGCACACCTCGGTGCAGACCATGTCGACGCGGGCCCCCGAACTGCTCACCACTCTGGCACCGGTCTGGATGGCCAGCCCCTACACCGTGCCTGAGCTCTTCTCCGCTCTGCCGCTCTTCGACGCCGTGGTCATCGCCGATGCCGGACGCCTGTCGGTCCCCGACGTGGTCCCGGCCATCACCCGCGCCCGACAGGTCATCTCCCTGGGTGACTCCCGTCTGCTCGGGCCGCGGCCGTTCACCATCGCGGTTGATCGCTGGGGCATGGACGATGGGAATCATCCGAGCTCAGTCCAGGAGCGCCTCGGCGAGTTCCTGCCCCGCATGGAACTGTCGAACTCCTATCGGCAGTCACCGGTCGGACTCATCGATCTGGCGAACCGGCACTTCTACGATTCGACGATCACGACGATGCCGACCGCCCACACAGGCGAGGGCACTGGACTCGAATTCTCCTATGTCGCCGACGGCAGAGGCCCAACGGACATCGGCACCGGTCGTGTCGAGAGTCCAGACGCTGAGGTCAAGCGAGTCGTCGAACTCGTGCTCAGACACGCACGCAACCGATCCCGTGAGTCCTTGGCGGTCGTCGCGCTCACCGCGCATCACGCCCAGCGTGTGGCCACCGCGATCTCTCGAGCTATGAAGGACCTGCCCTACGTGGCAGCATTCTTCAATGATTCGAGCAAGGAACCCTTTGTGGTCACCGATGCCGAGCGCGTTCAGGGAATGTCCCGCGACGCCGTGATCTTCACCTTCGGCTACGGACGGACCGTCCACGGTCGAGTCATCCACGACTTCGGAGCGCTCTCGGGCCCCGACGGGGAACGGATCCTCGCGGCGACGATGACCCGGGCACGCAAGCGCCTGACCGTTGTCTCGAGCATCGAATCCGATGACTTCGAGACGAACCGGCTCACCGGGGGAGCAGTCCTGCTGCCACGGCTGCTCGACGAGGTCGCCGCCGGAGGAATGAGGCAGCCGGGCCCACACGGTGAGATCTACGATCCGCTCTTCAACGACATCGCCGACCGTCTGCTGCAGCTCGGCGTGGTCGCTCACGAACATTACAACGGCATCGATCTGGCCGTGGCGAACTCGACCGAGGACGAACACGGCATGATCATCGCCGTCGCCGGAGACGGGCCCGAATACGCTTCAGTCCGAAGCCTGCGCCAGCGCGATCGCGTCGTGCCCGAACAGTTGGCCCGTCGCGGGTGGAAGTTCATGCGCGTATGGTCCACCGATGCCTTCGTCGATCCACAGACGGAGACTGAGAAGATCTTCGGCGCCTGGAAGTCCACGGTTGAGAAGATGAGCCCGCAGGCCGTTCTCAACGCGGCCCGTGCTGCCTCCGTGGTCGTCGGCCGCACAGGCAGCCGGCCCAAACTGGTGCCGGGTCTGCCCATGCACAAGTACTCGGACTCCAGCCTTGACGCAATGATCGACTGGGTTCAGTCCGATTCCGTCGTCCGCGGTGACGGGGAGATCAAGGATCTGCTCCGCACGGCGTTGGCACAGAAGGGCAACTCCAGTCGCGGTGACTCCCAGTTGCAGGCCGCGGTAGACCGTTACCGTCAACGGCACACGCAGGCCAAACGAGTCACCGGCGCCGAGGTTCTGGTGCCCGAAACTCAGAAGCACAGTCCCATGGAGGACGAGGTCGTGCCCACCTTCGACACGGGAAAGATCCGGGCCGATGAGCTGCGTCAGGCCGGTCTCATCGAAACCGCAAGCAACGAACAGGTGCCCGGGCCCGTCGAACAGGATGCCCTCGGAGACACAGGGCATGCGTCCGCAGACACGGAAAATGCGCTCGGCGACTCGGCGGACAGCCCGCTGGATTCCTCCGAGCCCACCGCAGAAGCGCAGACAGCGCCGGTTCGTGATCATGATGCGGAGAGGATGCGTCCGCGCGCGGCCGATATCGAGCCCCGCGAGGATGACTCACTGCGCGATGAGTGA
- a CDS encoding COG1361 family protein gives MAAPELGPQLSAYEGEPDFTGVTTNPETDNQGGVDNATMYGAYIPSSGVLSGNRVWCIDRGLNQPMGNGYDEGGRSSVEAPELAYILAKWDEPRDDQADQMAHDMAIGEQVHSSDEIDHRDILDDRSLQEVTDGIGWNEDSQNLKDIGADAFYDDVLPDAYDLSTLMSDEAAKYAGDGTYKAEVTIDEDSSAAVISLVNSEGVSVPGFDGELTVDGAKPETTEITSGESSVEVPLDFTDDVPDVSVSVTFSGLPTGSVTQWNPKDFDADEYDRASLQAVVEGQETTVQASDSYQGRYTPKVSSQVSVGEITELPAKVTDKVRLDHCAPGETIEDVKVEVYAEDGTITQSKTAPEDAKLLETFTPDVTCEEDGTVDFETDELTLDADFVKPGEEKSVTFVASAPASGSNEAFSHEYGVPSETVEIAIPEADKPDDNPVVKTGAYVDSADAGPNWNLLGGIGLLTVAGGLIIGALRRRMTGN, from the coding sequence ATGGCTGCGCCCGAACTCGGCCCCCAGCTCAGCGCATACGAGGGCGAACCAGACTTCACCGGCGTCACCACAAACCCTGAAACCGACAACCAGGGCGGCGTCGACAACGCCACCATGTACGGTGCCTACATTCCCTCGTCCGGTGTTCTCTCCGGCAATCGTGTCTGGTGCATTGACCGGGGCCTGAACCAACCTATGGGCAACGGCTACGACGAAGGCGGCAGATCATCCGTCGAAGCCCCCGAACTGGCTTATATCCTCGCGAAATGGGACGAACCCCGCGACGACCAGGCCGATCAGATGGCTCATGACATGGCAATCGGCGAGCAGGTACACAGCTCAGATGAAATCGACCACCGCGATATTCTCGATGACCGCAGTCTGCAAGAGGTCACCGATGGCATCGGCTGGAACGAGGACTCTCAGAATCTCAAGGACATAGGCGCGGACGCGTTCTACGATGACGTACTTCCCGACGCATACGACCTCTCGACGCTCATGAGTGACGAAGCCGCGAAGTATGCCGGAGACGGCACCTATAAGGCCGAAGTCACCATTGACGAGGACTCATCGGCTGCGGTTATCTCGCTGGTCAACTCCGAGGGCGTCAGTGTCCCCGGATTCGACGGTGAGCTCACTGTCGACGGCGCCAAGCCTGAGACGACGGAGATCACGTCCGGCGAATCCTCAGTCGAGGTGCCCCTCGATTTCACCGACGACGTTCCAGATGTCTCTGTCTCGGTGACATTCTCGGGATTGCCGACTGGTTCGGTCACCCAGTGGAACCCCAAGGATTTCGACGCTGATGAATATGATCGCGCGAGCCTGCAAGCTGTCGTTGAGGGGCAGGAGACAACGGTCCAGGCATCTGATTCATACCAGGGCCGCTACACCCCGAAGGTGTCCTCGCAGGTCTCGGTCGGAGAGATCACTGAGCTCCCGGCCAAGGTCACTGACAAGGTTCGCCTGGACCACTGCGCACCAGGTGAGACTATCGAAGATGTCAAAGTCGAGGTGTATGCCGAGGACGGAACCATCACCCAGTCCAAGACTGCCCCCGAGGATGCGAAGCTGCTGGAAACCTTCACTCCCGATGTCACCTGTGAGGAAGACGGCACCGTCGACTTCGAGACTGACGAGCTCACACTCGATGCCGACTTCGTCAAGCCCGGCGAGGAGAAGTCGGTGACATTCGTAGCTTCGGCTCCGGCCTCCGGATCGAACGAAGCCTTCTCACATGAGTACGGTGTGCCCTCGGAGACCGTGGAAATCGCAATTCCCGAGGCTGATAAGCCGGACGACAACCCGGTAGTGAAGACCGGTGCGTACGTTGACTCGGCCGACGCTGGACCCAATTGGAACCTCCTCGGCGGCATCGGACTGCTGACCGTGGCCGGAGGACTCATCATCGGTGCACTTCGCCGTCGCATGACTGGCAACTGA
- a CDS encoding class F sortase — MTARVFRDWWSIPVAVVTIALICAGAWMLTQGLTDEHNTDESQANVQLEEPPSEADVEEMQIEALDGEFQIPSVGLDTGLETMSEVNGAINPPGLRNGYIVRNHGTPDHPERGTTYVAIHSVQGAELPGNTLIDVDAGEPTVEKGESITLQDRDYTVTDSYTVPKTDISGDDRVWADEPGRLVILTCLQRNSGQSADNVVIEAIAD, encoded by the coding sequence ATGACGGCACGAGTATTTCGTGACTGGTGGTCCATCCCTGTCGCAGTTGTTACCATTGCGCTCATCTGCGCAGGTGCATGGATGCTCACCCAGGGTCTCACCGATGAACACAACACCGACGAGAGTCAGGCCAATGTTCAGCTCGAAGAGCCCCCAAGCGAAGCCGACGTCGAGGAGATGCAGATCGAAGCCCTCGACGGAGAATTCCAGATCCCTTCTGTCGGGCTTGATACCGGGCTGGAGACGATGTCCGAGGTCAATGGTGCGATCAATCCCCCAGGGTTGCGCAATGGCTACATTGTGCGTAATCACGGCACCCCCGACCACCCCGAACGCGGCACGACCTATGTTGCCATCCACTCCGTACAAGGAGCCGAGCTGCCTGGGAACACACTCATCGATGTCGATGCGGGAGAGCCGACCGTCGAAAAGGGTGAGTCGATCACTCTTCAAGATCGCGACTACACGGTGACCGACTCCTACACGGTGCCCAAGACGGACATCTCCGGTGATGATCGTGTATGGGCCGATGAACCCGGCCGCCTCGTTATTCTCACGTGCCTGCAGCGCAATTCCGGTCAATCAGCCGACAATGTCGTCATCGAGGCAATCGCGGACTAG
- a CDS encoding universal stress protein has protein sequence MNEQDRPQNAETTPPGEPDAVIVGIDGSPPSRNALAWAIREAKSLDKPIRLVGAYTIPSVAAAAIDVSYVPIDDTSIRAAVTNTLKEAAAEVKAAGVPVEAVIEIGDAAGVLIDESKSGSLAVVGSRGRGGFAGRLLGTVSSALPAHSACATVVVPASWQSDVERAAHPTSSRPIRQDGIVVEEPDPNVDAIEGLRFDGKVVVGVDSLGAESPALWKAARLAVRRGSPLHIVAVITTTVIGPEWLPSTADLERLVNEGADKLVVAKQRLQEEFAGLDVTWTLFDGQPAEVLVRASDTAEVLVIGSRGRGGFAGLLLGSTSQSVLPYSQCPTMVVRVTRDHNKRRHDGEVPEPGL, from the coding sequence ATGAACGAGCAGGACCGGCCCCAGAACGCTGAAACTACACCCCCAGGGGAACCTGACGCCGTCATCGTCGGCATCGACGGTTCGCCACCCAGCCGCAATGCACTGGCATGGGCAATTCGCGAAGCGAAATCTCTGGACAAGCCGATCCGCCTCGTCGGTGCCTACACGATCCCCAGTGTGGCCGCGGCAGCGATCGACGTCTCCTACGTCCCGATCGATGACACCTCAATCCGTGCGGCAGTCACAAACACCCTCAAGGAAGCCGCCGCCGAAGTGAAGGCCGCCGGCGTGCCGGTTGAGGCCGTCATTGAGATCGGCGATGCCGCTGGTGTCCTCATCGACGAATCGAAGTCGGGGAGCCTGGCCGTCGTCGGCTCACGCGGACGCGGCGGATTCGCCGGACGCCTGCTCGGCACCGTCTCCAGTGCACTGCCTGCCCACTCCGCCTGCGCGACGGTGGTCGTTCCCGCCTCGTGGCAGTCAGATGTGGAGAGGGCCGCTCACCCGACATCCTCCCGGCCCATCCGCCAGGACGGCATCGTCGTCGAGGAGCCTGACCCCAATGTCGATGCCATCGAAGGGCTGCGTTTCGACGGCAAGGTCGTTGTCGGCGTCGATTCCCTGGGCGCTGAATCTCCAGCGCTGTGGAAGGCTGCTCGACTGGCTGTGCGTCGTGGATCGCCGCTGCACATCGTCGCCGTCATCACCACGACAGTGATCGGCCCGGAGTGGCTGCCCAGCACGGCGGACCTCGAGCGACTGGTCAATGAGGGAGCCGACAAGCTCGTCGTGGCCAAGCAGCGCCTGCAGGAGGAGTTCGCAGGCCTCGACGTCACCTGGACCCTCTTCGACGGTCAGCCCGCCGAGGTGCTCGTCCGGGCCTCTGACACCGCCGAGGTGCTCGTCATCGGTTCTCGCGGACGCGGCGGCTTTGCCGGACTGCTCCTGGGGTCGACCTCGCAGTCGGTTCTGCCGTATTCGCAGTGTCCGACGATGGTCGTGCGCGTCACCCGCGACCATAACAAGCGTCGACACGATGGTGAGGTTCCCGAGCCGGGGCTGTGA
- a CDS encoding HNH endonuclease, whose amino-acid sequence MKTLVLNAGYEPLSIVPFTRAVVLVLTGKATVLAAEDVPVRSEHLNLDQPSVILLTRYVRPPHDRRVSLSRRGVLRRDNHRCAYCAKPATTVDHVVPRSRGGVNSWENLVACCRECNNRKGNRSLAEIGWKLSFHPQEPRTGQFWMRGIDKPVEQWRPFLELSRAA is encoded by the coding sequence ATGAAGACTCTTGTGCTGAATGCCGGGTATGAACCACTGTCGATCGTTCCGTTCACCAGGGCCGTCGTCTTGGTGCTGACGGGCAAGGCGACGGTACTGGCTGCCGAGGATGTTCCAGTGAGATCCGAGCACTTGAATCTCGACCAGCCATCGGTCATTCTGCTCACACGTTACGTGCGGCCGCCCCATGACCGCCGAGTCTCACTCTCTCGACGAGGAGTGCTCCGGCGCGACAATCACCGCTGTGCCTACTGTGCGAAGCCTGCGACGACCGTTGACCATGTCGTTCCCCGCTCCCGCGGCGGGGTCAACAGCTGGGAGAACCTCGTCGCCTGCTGTCGCGAATGCAACAACCGCAAAGGCAACAGGTCATTGGCGGAGATCGGGTGGAAGCTCAGCTTCCACCCTCAGGAGCCGCGAACAGGTCAATTCTGGATGCGGGGGATCGACAAGCCGGTCGAGCAGTGGCGACCGTTCCTGGAGCTCTCCAGGGCCGCCTGA
- a CDS encoding C40 family peptidase, whose amino-acid sequence MATKQHGRRAAEAKVKTPLTELTDILNANSAVFGRRAAVVAASGGLLTAAVLPAAGQGADDNVAVSAESQAQTQVEYKNQTATVTAGDEDQDKDKKQDSSFSADVQTVTAKAAPKPEPKPVETAEDTSDDDSGDAPTAGSSDSGDKDENKDSGSGDAGSIDGSKAEQVIGWAAKGVGTPYVYGGTSQSGWDCSGYTSWVYSKVGVNLPRSSGAQKASGTVVSQSEAKPGDLIWHPGHIGIYAGDGQMYDAGSPGSGTSKRSYSWMGNVTFIRVL is encoded by the coding sequence GTGGCAACTAAGCAGCATGGCCGCCGCGCCGCTGAAGCCAAGGTCAAGACACCTTTGACCGAACTGACCGACATCCTGAATGCCAACTCCGCCGTCTTCGGGCGCCGTGCAGCCGTTGTCGCTGCCAGCGGTGGACTGCTCACCGCAGCCGTCCTTCCGGCAGCAGGACAGGGAGCCGACGACAACGTCGCAGTCTCCGCCGAGTCACAGGCTCAGACCCAGGTTGAGTACAAGAACCAGACGGCGACCGTCACTGCTGGCGACGAAGACCAGGACAAGGACAAGAAGCAGGATTCCTCCTTCAGCGCCGATGTCCAGACCGTCACCGCCAAAGCTGCACCAAAACCAGAACCAAAGCCCGTTGAGACCGCTGAAGACACTTCAGACGATGACTCCGGTGATGCTCCGACCGCCGGCTCCTCGGATTCCGGCGACAAGGACGAGAACAAGGACTCCGGCTCCGGCGATGCCGGTTCGATCGACGGCTCCAAGGCCGAGCAGGTCATCGGCTGGGCTGCCAAGGGCGTCGGCACTCCATATGTTTACGGTGGAACTTCACAGAGCGGCTGGGACTGCTCCGGCTACACCTCGTGGGTCTACAGCAAGGTCGGCGTGAACCTGCCTCGCAGCTCCGGTGCGCAGAAGGCATCCGGCACGGTCGTCTCCCAGTCGGAGGCCAAGCCCGGTGACCTCATCTGGCACCCAGGTCACATCGGCATCTACGCCGGTGACGGACAGATGTACGATGCCGGTTCACCAGGATCAGGCACCTCGAAGCGCAGCTACAGCTGGATGGGCAACGTCACCTTCATCCGCGTTCTCTGA
- a CDS encoding metal-dependent transcriptional regulator: MNDLIDTTEMYLKSIIELEEQSIVPLRARIAERLDHSGPTVSQTVARMERDGLLHVSNDRHLELTAEGRRIATEVMRKHRLAERLLADVVGLEWELVHDEACRWEHVMSEQVERKLVTLLPEIASGPYGNPIPGLDVIGGKLNEGTEVVDLATAVARDGAKELRIAWLAEPLQVDIHLLQQFQVAGVLPESDVEISRNGEYITVQVPGAQDVLDLPLDTASHVFAYKK; this comes from the coding sequence GTGAACGACCTCATTGATACAACCGAGATGTACCTCAAGTCGATCATCGAGCTTGAGGAGCAGTCGATCGTGCCGTTGCGGGCTCGTATCGCTGAACGTTTGGATCACTCCGGTCCCACCGTTTCACAGACCGTGGCGCGTATGGAGCGTGACGGTCTGCTGCATGTGAGCAATGACCGACACCTGGAGCTGACAGCAGAGGGACGTCGTATCGCCACCGAGGTGATGCGCAAGCACCGTCTGGCAGAACGGCTCCTCGCCGACGTCGTCGGACTCGAGTGGGAACTCGTCCACGACGAGGCATGCCGGTGGGAACACGTGATGAGCGAGCAGGTCGAACGTAAGCTCGTCACCCTGCTTCCCGAGATCGCTTCGGGCCCGTACGGCAATCCGATCCCCGGTCTCGACGTGATCGGTGGAAAGCTGAACGAAGGCACAGAGGTCGTCGATCTGGCGACTGCAGTGGCTCGCGATGGAGCCAAGGAGCTTCGGATCGCCTGGTTGGCAGAACCACTCCAGGTCGATATCCACCTGCTGCAGCAGTTCCAGGTCGCCGGTGTCCTACCCGAGAGCGACGTCGAGATCTCACGCAACGGTGAGTACATCACTGTCCAGGTCCCCGGTGCGCAGGACGTGCTCGATCTGCCGCTGGATACCGCCTCGCACGTATTCGCGTATAAGAAGTGA
- the pdxH gene encoding pyridoxamine 5'-phosphate oxidase, with the protein MSEPVDRLPQTRKSYESPTFDHPQVSPLELFRQWYDEAASHVREPNAMTVSTLDEWGPSSRIVLLKGIDEAGFMFFTDYDSAKGRQLRADPRVAVNFPWQDMERQVRIRGLAEVAAPEDSDAYFAVRPHGSQIAASVSKQSQPVSGREQMQAEYDAALAKYADRDVPRPEHWGGFRVRVFEIEFWQGQKNRFHDRWVFRRADGSHEPADLSQAEEWSPVRLYP; encoded by the coding sequence ATGAGTGAGCCAGTCGACCGATTGCCGCAGACGCGGAAGTCCTACGAGTCACCGACCTTCGACCATCCCCAGGTCTCGCCGCTGGAGCTGTTCAGACAGTGGTACGACGAGGCCGCCAGCCACGTGCGGGAACCGAACGCGATGACGGTCTCGACCCTCGACGAATGGGGTCCTTCCTCGCGGATCGTCCTGCTCAAGGGCATCGACGAAGCCGGTTTCATGTTCTTCACCGACTACGACTCTGCCAAGGGCCGGCAGCTGCGCGCCGATCCCAGAGTGGCCGTGAACTTCCCCTGGCAGGACATGGAACGACAGGTCAGGATCAGAGGCCTCGCCGAGGTGGCCGCCCCCGAGGACTCCGACGCCTACTTCGCCGTGCGCCCCCACGGATCACAGATCGCAGCCAGCGTCTCGAAGCAGTCCCAGCCAGTCAGCGGTCGGGAGCAGATGCAGGCAGAATATGATGCTGCGCTGGCGAAGTATGCCGACAGGGACGTGCCCCGACCCGAACATTGGGGCGGGTTCCGGGTTCGTGTCTTCGAGATCGAGTTCTGGCAGGGGCAGAAGAATCGGTTCCATGACAGGTGGGTCTTCCGCCGTGCCGACGGCAGCCATGAACCTGCAGATCTGTCCCAGGCAGAAGAGTGGAGTCCGGTTCGCCTCTACCCCTGA